In Nocardioides cavernae, a single genomic region encodes these proteins:
- a CDS encoding metallophosphoesterase: MSATFATSDPHGHLAELTAALQEAGLLDEESHWCGGSSTLWVLGDLLDRGPDGLGVIALVRRLVDEAAAAGGSVHPLLGNHEVIALGTRLFGRTEVVHRGVVRTFESIWARNGGRDSDQDGIDAELFAWLAGLPAVGLDGDHLLMHSDTLAYLEWGDTVDDVNRAVREILAGDDPVAWFDVLVGLGRRHEYAGASGPAAARTLLDTLGGRRIVHGHSIIGDYFDEPFDSYSEPRLYADGLALDIDGGIYEGGPCLVARLSG; this comes from the coding sequence GTGAGTGCCACCTTCGCCACCAGCGACCCCCACGGCCACCTGGCCGAGCTGACCGCCGCGCTGCAGGAGGCCGGCCTCCTCGACGAGGAGTCCCACTGGTGCGGCGGCAGCTCGACGCTGTGGGTCCTCGGCGACCTCCTCGACCGGGGTCCGGACGGGCTCGGCGTGATCGCGCTCGTACGCCGCCTCGTCGACGAGGCCGCGGCGGCCGGCGGCTCGGTGCACCCGTTGCTCGGCAACCACGAGGTCATCGCCCTGGGCACCCGGTTGTTCGGCCGCACCGAGGTGGTCCACCGCGGGGTCGTGCGGACCTTCGAGTCGATCTGGGCCCGCAACGGTGGACGCGACTCCGACCAGGACGGGATCGACGCCGAGCTCTTCGCCTGGCTGGCCGGGCTCCCGGCGGTCGGTCTCGACGGCGACCACCTCCTCATGCACTCCGACACGCTGGCCTACCTCGAGTGGGGCGACACCGTCGACGACGTCAACCGGGCCGTGCGCGAGATCCTCGCCGGGGACGACCCGGTGGCGTGGTTCGACGTGCTGGTCGGCCTCGGCCGGCGCCACGAGTACGCCGGGGCGTCCGGTCCAGCGGCCGCCCGGACCCTGCTCGACACACTCGGCGGGCGACGCATCGTCCACGGCCACAGCATCATCGGCGACTACTTCGACGAGCCGTTCGACTCCTACTCCGAGCCGCGGCTCTACGCCGACGGCCTCGCGCTCGACATCGACGGCGGGATCTACGAAGGCGGTCCGTGCCTGGTCGCCCGCCTCTCGGGGTAG
- a CDS encoding phage holin family protein, whose amino-acid sequence MRFLMWLLTYAAGLAVAAWLLDGIWFEGATNGSAEFQDKWLEVLGVALILGLVSTFVEPVVKLLSLPFIILTLGFLLLVINAAMLLFTAWLADIFDLGFHVDGFWNALLGSIIITIVGWGVRVAIPFRG is encoded by the coding sequence ATGAGGTTCCTGATGTGGCTGCTGACGTACGCAGCGGGCCTGGCCGTCGCGGCCTGGCTGCTGGACGGCATCTGGTTCGAGGGCGCGACGAACGGCAGTGCCGAGTTCCAGGACAAGTGGCTCGAGGTGCTGGGCGTGGCGCTCATCCTCGGCCTGGTGTCGACCTTCGTCGAGCCCGTGGTCAAGCTGCTGTCGCTGCCGTTCATCATCCTGACCCTGGGCTTCCTGCTGCTGGTGATCAATGCGGCCATGCTGCTGTTCACCGCCTGGCTCGCCGACATCTTCGACCTCGGCTTCCACGTCGACGGCTTCTGGAACGCGCTCCTCGGCTCGATCATCATCACGATCGTCGGCTGGGGCGTCCGCGTCGCGATCCCGTTCCGCGGCTGA
- a CDS encoding low molecular weight protein-tyrosine-phosphatase — protein sequence MPAVPPQRAEGPYRVALVCLGNICRSPMAHVVLESRLADAGLADRVEVASSGTGGWHVGNPMDPRAAATLTAAGYDASRHRARQYDATWPEAYDLVLVMDEVNLADVGGRTERVGMFRDLDPADPGGSVPDPYYGGDDGFEEVLAMVERTSDGIVAALQAAIESHPSDRAGGGRA from the coding sequence ATGCCGGCCGTCCCCCCGCAGCGCGCCGAGGGTCCCTATCGGGTCGCCCTCGTCTGCCTCGGCAACATCTGCCGCTCGCCGATGGCCCACGTCGTGCTCGAGAGCCGGCTCGCCGACGCCGGCCTCGCCGACCGCGTAGAGGTGGCCTCGTCCGGCACCGGCGGCTGGCACGTCGGCAACCCGATGGACCCGCGCGCCGCGGCCACCCTGACCGCCGCCGGCTACGACGCGAGCCGGCACCGCGCCCGGCAGTACGACGCGACCTGGCCCGAGGCGTACGACCTCGTGCTCGTGATGGACGAGGTCAACCTGGCCGACGTCGGCGGACGCACCGAGCGGGTCGGCATGTTCCGCGACCTCGATCCGGCGGATCCGGGTGGCTCGGTCCCGGACCCGTACTACGGTGGGGACGACGGGTTCGAGGAGGTGCTGGCAATGGTCGAGCGCACGAGCGACGGGATCGTGGCGGCCCTGCAGGCGGCGATCGAGAGCCACCCGAGCGACCGGGCGGGCGGGGGCCGAGCCTGA
- the hisC gene encoding histidinol-phosphate transaminase: MPSIPASPQPRPNVLAIPAYVAGKPPVARPGLTSYKLSSNENPYPPLPGVLDAAREAAAEMNRYPDMGSSALYAALADTMGVPTEDVAAATGSVALIYQLVNAFCEPGDEVVYAWRSFEAYPIAVTAGGARSVQVPVTADGRHDLDAMAAAVTDRTKVVIVCTPNNPTGPAVTQSELDAFIAKVPSHVVVVVDEAYLEFVRMDDAIDGIATYRRHGNVVLTRTFSKAYGLAGFRVGYAVAPAPLAAALRAVSLPFGVSHVAQAAAIASLAAQAELFVRVEDLVARRADLVARLREVGWDLPDAQGNFVWFPLGDRALDFAAACGELGISVRPFAGDGVRVSIGEAEAFDRVVEVAARFAPAAQ; this comes from the coding sequence ATGCCCTCCATCCCTGCGTCCCCGCAGCCCCGGCCGAACGTGCTCGCCATCCCGGCGTACGTCGCCGGCAAGCCGCCCGTCGCCCGACCCGGGCTGACGTCGTACAAGCTCTCCTCCAACGAGAACCCCTACCCGCCGCTGCCGGGCGTGCTCGACGCCGCCCGCGAGGCGGCGGCGGAGATGAACCGCTACCCCGACATGGGGAGCTCCGCGCTCTACGCCGCCCTGGCCGACACGATGGGCGTGCCGACGGAGGACGTCGCCGCGGCGACGGGGTCGGTCGCGCTGATCTACCAGCTCGTCAACGCCTTCTGTGAGCCCGGCGACGAGGTCGTCTACGCCTGGCGCTCCTTCGAGGCCTATCCGATCGCGGTCACCGCCGGCGGGGCGCGCAGCGTGCAGGTGCCGGTCACGGCCGACGGTCGCCACGACCTCGACGCCATGGCCGCGGCGGTCACCGACCGCACCAAGGTCGTCATCGTCTGCACCCCCAACAACCCGACCGGCCCGGCCGTCACGCAGTCCGAGCTCGACGCCTTCATCGCGAAGGTGCCCTCGCACGTGGTGGTCGTGGTCGACGAGGCCTACCTCGAGTTCGTGCGGATGGACGACGCCATCGACGGGATCGCCACCTACCGCCGCCACGGCAACGTCGTGCTGACGCGCACCTTCTCCAAGGCCTACGGCCTCGCCGGCTTCCGGGTCGGGTACGCCGTCGCTCCCGCACCGCTCGCGGCCGCCCTCCGCGCCGTCTCGCTGCCGTTCGGTGTCAGCCACGTCGCCCAGGCCGCGGCGATCGCCTCCCTCGCGGCGCAGGCCGAGCTGTTCGTCCGGGTCGAGGACCTCGTCGCCCGCCGTGCCGACCTGGTCGCGCGGCTGCGCGAGGTCGGCTGGGACCTGCCGGACGCGCAGGGCAACTTCGTGTGGTTCCCGCTGGGCGACCGCGCGCTCGACTTCGCAGCCGCCTGTGGCGAGCTGGGGATCTCGGTCCGCCCGTTCGCCGGCGACGGCGTCCGCGTCAGCATCGGCGAGGCCGAGGCCTTCGACCGGGTCGTCGAGGTGGCCGCCCGCTTCGCTCCCGCTGCCCAGTGA
- a CDS encoding response regulator transcription factor — translation MSESRPRVLVVDDDRAVRDSLRRSLEFNGYEVVLAADGAEGLVAVGAQHPDVVVVDVMMPRLDGIETTRALRAAGNDVPILVLTARDAVGDRVEGLDAGADDYLTKPFALEELLARLRALLRRVVPDGDGESEVLAFSDLTMDVASRDVARGGRPIELTRTEFTLLEMFLRRPRRVLDRSFILEEVWGYDFPTSANSLEVYVGYLRRKTEAEGEPRLIQTVRGVGYVLKES, via the coding sequence GTGAGTGAGTCCAGGCCCCGAGTACTGGTCGTCGACGACGACCGGGCCGTGCGCGACTCCCTGCGCCGGTCGCTGGAGTTCAACGGCTACGAGGTCGTGCTGGCCGCCGACGGCGCTGAGGGCCTCGTGGCGGTCGGGGCACAGCACCCCGACGTCGTGGTGGTCGACGTGATGATGCCGCGGCTCGACGGGATCGAGACGACGCGCGCGCTGCGGGCAGCGGGCAACGACGTACCGATCCTGGTCCTGACCGCGCGCGACGCGGTCGGCGACCGGGTCGAGGGACTCGACGCAGGGGCGGACGACTACCTCACCAAGCCCTTCGCGCTGGAGGAGCTGCTGGCCCGGCTGCGTGCGCTGCTGCGCCGCGTCGTGCCCGACGGCGACGGGGAGAGCGAGGTGCTCGCCTTCTCCGACCTCACCATGGACGTCGCGAGCCGTGACGTGGCCCGCGGCGGTCGGCCGATCGAGCTGACCCGCACCGAGTTCACACTGCTGGAGATGTTCCTGCGCCGCCCGCGCCGGGTGCTCGACCGCTCGTTCATCCTCGAGGAGGTCTGGGGCTACGACTTCCCCACCAGCGCCAACTCGCTCGAGGTCTACGTCGGCTACCTGCGACGCAAGACCGAGGCCGAGGGCGAGCCGCGGCTGATCCAGACCGTGCGCGGCGTCGGCTACGTGCTGAAGGAATCATGA
- a CDS encoding fructosamine kinase family protein: MARQPLVARRAEELLGTAVVATSPVAGGDIATATRLRLSSGQTALMKTLPHAPEGFFEAEAAGLRWLAEVEGGVPVPEVLAAASDCVVVEWVEQSSKTPVEAAVTFGQQLAATHAAGADGWGLDHDGFIGRLPLPNKTADSWPEFYAVRRVLPYLKLARDRGSISETDAAAVEAVVGKLTGLLPDEAPARLHGDLWNGNCLWGQDLAIHVIDPAAHGGHRELDLAMLHLFGLTHLPRVMAAYDEAQPLAEGWEDRLGIHQLFPLLVHACMFGGGYGARAGAVAARYS; encoded by the coding sequence ATGGCTCGCCAGCCGCTGGTCGCCAGGCGTGCCGAGGAGCTCCTCGGCACGGCCGTGGTCGCGACCTCTCCGGTGGCGGGCGGCGACATCGCCACGGCCACGCGGCTGCGGCTGTCCAGCGGGCAGACCGCGCTGATGAAGACGCTCCCCCACGCACCGGAGGGGTTCTTCGAGGCAGAGGCCGCCGGGCTGCGGTGGCTCGCCGAGGTCGAGGGCGGCGTCCCGGTGCCCGAGGTGCTCGCCGCCGCCAGCGACTGCGTCGTCGTCGAGTGGGTCGAGCAGAGCTCGAAGACGCCGGTCGAGGCCGCCGTCACCTTCGGCCAGCAGCTGGCCGCCACCCACGCCGCGGGCGCGGACGGGTGGGGCCTCGACCACGACGGCTTCATCGGGCGGCTGCCGCTGCCCAACAAGACCGCCGACTCGTGGCCGGAGTTCTACGCCGTGCGTCGCGTCCTGCCCTACCTCAAGCTGGCCCGCGACCGCGGCTCGATCTCGGAGACCGACGCGGCCGCCGTCGAGGCGGTGGTCGGCAAGCTGACCGGCCTGCTCCCCGACGAGGCGCCCGCCCGGCTCCACGGCGACCTCTGGAACGGCAACTGCCTCTGGGGCCAGGACCTCGCCATCCACGTCATCGACCCCGCAGCGCACGGCGGCCACCGCGAGCTCGACCTGGCGATGCTGCACCTGTTCGGCCTCACGCACCTGCCGCGGGTGATGGCGGCGTACGACGAGGCGCAGCCGCTCGCCGAGGGCTGGGAGGACCGGCTCGGGATCCACCAGCTCTTCCCGCTGCTCGTGCACGCGTGCATGTTCGGCGGCGGCTACGGCGCCCGCGCGGGGGCTGTGGCGGCGCGCTACTCGTGA
- a CDS encoding VanZ family protein: MVTIGGTGVMVLGALATAVVAALLVTVLRPRLGTASAVSVAGLLWSLVAIALVTLVPTRPDVGIVPAERRSEACSWDYGGPSGAAFEVLGFDQRTLNVLLFVPAGIFLVLAVGRWWSGLVLAPVGLVALAAYSLAIELTQLQLARLDRACDVTDLVDNVLGAGIGFAIGLVLLPVVRPWRSRQRPEQPVAH, from the coding sequence GTGGTGACGATCGGCGGCACGGGCGTCATGGTGCTCGGCGCCCTCGCGACGGCCGTCGTCGCCGCGCTCCTCGTGACGGTGCTGCGCCCCCGGCTCGGCACCGCGTCCGCGGTCTCGGTCGCCGGCCTGCTCTGGTCGCTCGTCGCGATCGCGCTGGTGACCCTCGTCCCGACGCGCCCGGACGTCGGGATCGTGCCGGCCGAGCGCCGCAGCGAGGCGTGCTCGTGGGACTACGGCGGCCCGTCGGGGGCGGCGTTCGAGGTCCTCGGGTTCGACCAGCGGACCCTCAACGTGCTGCTCTTCGTGCCGGCCGGCATCTTCCTCGTGCTGGCCGTCGGACGCTGGTGGTCGGGCCTCGTGCTCGCCCCGGTCGGCCTCGTCGCCCTGGCGGCGTACAGCCTCGCGATCGAGCTCACCCAGCTGCAGCTCGCCCGTCTGGACCGCGCGTGCGACGTCACCGACCTGGTCGACAACGTCCTCGGTGCGGGCATCGGCTTCGCGATCGGCCTGGTCCTGCTCCCGGTCGTCCGGCCGTGGCGGAGCCGGCAACGACCGGAGCAGCCCGTCGCTCACTAG
- a CDS encoding sensor histidine kinase: MNTATAWPDGRWHYRRSLASRVAVLTTIAVGISIAIMAFTAFVVMRQQLMSSLDQSLLNRAHKATANTTLSRVTAGGVPSWMLGAADVRIIVITADGKGMSGSDIPHFSLGQQEYDVVTGQRESVVRTLVTKEGERFRVATVQAGRGEALILAQPLAPNDRTLEKLGGVLFVFGALGVLAALLAGWLVARNGLRPLRRLTSRVEHIAMTEDLRPLRVEGDDEVARLATAFNQMLLALGASRDRQRRLVADASHELRTPLTSLRTNLDLLRQAEGNTALPADARLELLDDVRGQIEELSALVGDLVELARDEPTTRVVAEVDLTDVVERAVTRVRRRAQDVSFDVDLGPWRVVGDSNSLERAVTNLLDNAAKWSPPQGTVTVRLSDGVLTVDDQGTGVAEADRPHVFERFYRAEESRAMPGSGLGLAIVRQVIDRHGGQLQVTEAPGGGARFALWLPGVAAVTPG, translated from the coding sequence ATGAACACCGCCACCGCCTGGCCCGACGGGCGCTGGCACTACCGCAGGTCGCTCGCGTCACGTGTCGCCGTGCTCACCACGATCGCCGTCGGCATCTCGATCGCGATCATGGCGTTCACCGCCTTCGTGGTGATGCGCCAGCAGCTGATGAGCTCGCTCGACCAGTCGTTGCTCAACCGCGCGCACAAGGCGACGGCCAACACCACGCTGTCGCGGGTCACCGCGGGCGGCGTCCCGTCGTGGATGCTGGGCGCCGCCGACGTCCGGATCATCGTCATCACCGCCGACGGCAAGGGCATGTCGGGCTCCGACATCCCCCACTTCTCGCTCGGCCAGCAGGAGTACGACGTCGTCACCGGTCAGCGCGAGTCCGTCGTGCGCACCCTCGTCACGAAGGAGGGCGAGCGGTTCCGGGTCGCCACCGTGCAGGCCGGCAGAGGCGAGGCGCTGATCCTCGCCCAGCCACTGGCGCCCAACGACCGGACGCTGGAGAAGCTCGGCGGGGTGCTGTTCGTCTTCGGCGCGCTCGGCGTGCTGGCCGCGCTGCTCGCCGGTTGGCTGGTGGCCCGCAACGGGCTGCGGCCCCTGCGCCGGCTCACCTCCAGGGTCGAGCACATCGCGATGACCGAGGACCTCCGACCGTTGCGGGTGGAGGGTGACGACGAGGTCGCCCGGCTCGCCACCGCGTTCAACCAGATGCTGCTCGCCCTCGGCGCCTCCCGCGACCGCCAGCGTCGGCTCGTCGCCGACGCCAGCCACGAGCTCCGTACGCCGCTCACCTCCCTGCGCACCAACCTCGACCTGCTGCGCCAGGCCGAGGGCAACACGGCGCTGCCGGCCGATGCCCGGCTCGAGCTCCTCGACGACGTCCGCGGCCAGATCGAGGAGCTCAGCGCGCTCGTCGGCGACCTGGTCGAGCTCGCCCGCGACGAGCCGACGACCCGGGTGGTCGCCGAGGTGGACCTCACCGACGTCGTCGAGCGGGCGGTGACGCGCGTACGACGTCGTGCGCAGGACGTGTCCTTCGACGTCGACCTCGGCCCGTGGCGGGTCGTCGGCGACTCCAACAGCCTCGAGCGGGCGGTCACCAACCTGCTCGACAACGCCGCCAAGTGGAGCCCGCCGCAGGGCACCGTCACGGTTCGGCTGTCCGACGGCGTGCTCACCGTCGACGACCAGGGCACCGGGGTCGCCGAGGCCGACCGGCCGCACGTCTTCGAGCGCTTCTACCGGGCCGAGGAGTCGCGGGCCATGCCCGGCTCGGGCCTCGGCCTGGCCATCGTGCGCCAGGTGATCGACCGCCACGGCGGCCAGCTCCAGGTGACCGAGGCCCCCGGTGGCGGGGCGCGCTTCGCGCTGTGGCTGCCCGGCGTCGCCGCTGTAACGCCGGGTTAG
- a CDS encoding anthranilate synthase component I family protein, producing MTDPVSFFRSVAARHARCFWLDGGGAREWSGRRSIIGWLDENDASLSWSAARREVSLHAGGVATVVGDDVFDVLEQRIAAGEQWFGYLGYASRTDLPATPDPTLPDAIWMRPRAVRVFEHALPASAPSESPHVRGLQHSEGVATAYERQTSPPSSYIDAFARVQEHLHAGNSYEVNLTHRLSRRSDLDPVTAYLRLRELNPAPYSGFLQHDVDGARAWLLSSSPERYALVTADRHLETKPIKGTTPRGATAEEDEHHRERLARDPKNRAENLMIVDLLRNDLSVVCEVGSVEVPVLMEVESYESVHQLVSTVRGRLRDDVSTVAALRALFPAGSMTGAPKLRTMEIVEEVESSPRGAYAGAFGWISGDGPADLGVVIRSLMTDGSGTWTLGTGGGITVKSDVAEEWAESEWKAERLLHVFDLPDAL from the coding sequence ATGACCGACCCCGTCTCGTTCTTCCGCTCCGTGGCGGCACGGCACGCACGCTGCTTCTGGCTCGACGGGGGTGGCGCGCGCGAGTGGTCGGGCCGGCGCTCGATCATCGGCTGGCTCGACGAGAACGACGCGTCCCTGTCGTGGTCCGCCGCCCGGCGCGAGGTCAGCCTGCACGCAGGCGGGGTCGCGACCGTCGTCGGTGACGACGTCTTCGACGTGCTCGAGCAGCGCATCGCGGCGGGCGAGCAGTGGTTCGGCTACCTCGGCTACGCCTCGCGCACCGACCTCCCCGCCACCCCCGACCCGACCCTCCCCGACGCGATCTGGATGCGGCCGCGCGCGGTGCGGGTGTTCGAGCACGCCCTCCCCGCCTCGGCCCCGTCGGAGTCCCCGCACGTGCGGGGACTCCAACACTCGGAGGGGGTTGCAACCGCCTACGAGCGCCAGACTTCCCCACCAAGCTCGTACATCGATGCCTTCGCGCGCGTCCAGGAGCACCTGCACGCCGGCAACTCCTACGAGGTCAACCTCACCCACCGGCTGTCCCGCCGGTCCGACCTCGACCCGGTGACGGCGTACCTCCGGCTGCGCGAGCTCAACCCGGCGCCGTACAGCGGCTTCCTCCAGCACGACGTCGACGGCGCGCGCGCGTGGCTGCTGTCGAGCTCGCCGGAGAGGTACGCCCTCGTCACCGCCGACCGGCACCTGGAGACCAAGCCGATCAAGGGCACCACCCCGCGCGGCGCGACCGCCGAGGAGGACGAGCACCACCGCGAGCGGCTCGCGCGCGACCCGAAGAACCGCGCGGAGAACCTGATGATCGTCGACCTGCTCCGCAACGACCTGTCGGTGGTGTGCGAGGTCGGGTCGGTCGAGGTGCCGGTCCTGATGGAGGTCGAGTCCTACGAGTCGGTCCACCAGCTCGTGTCGACGGTGCGCGGGCGCCTGCGCGACGACGTGTCGACGGTCGCCGCGCTGCGCGCGCTCTTCCCGGCCGGCTCCATGACGGGCGCGCCCAAGCTGCGCACGATGGAGATCGTCGAGGAGGTCGAGTCGAGCCCGCGCGGGGCGTACGCCGGCGCGTTCGGCTGGATCAGCGGCGACGGCCCGGCCGACCTCGGCGTCGTGATCCGGTCGCTGATGACCGACGGCAGCGGCACCTGGACCCTCGGCACCGGCGGCGGCATCACCGTGAAGTCCGACGTCGCCGAGGAGTGGGCCGAGTCGGAGTGGAAGGCCGAGCGGCTCCTCCACGTCTTCGATCTCCCGGACGCGCTGTAA
- a CDS encoding glutathione S-transferase family protein produces the protein MNDTATYATKGKPFERDMSYLPDRVLAGERSADPLDDQFPSGSKDSPRDVPVWKAEPGRYRLIAARACPWAHRSIIVRSLLGLEDVISWGAPGPTHDARSWTFDLDEGGRDPVLGIERLQEAYFARQSDYPRGITVPAIVEVASGQVVTNDFPQITHDLAFEWREHQRPDAPDLWPADLREEMVSVMKRVFTEVNNGVYRCGFAGSQEAYEDAYDRLFTTLDWLEDRLADRRYLMGDAITEADVRLFTTLVRFDAVYHGHFKCNRNKLTEMPNLWGYARDLFQTPGFADEVDFDQIKRHYYVVHTDINPTQIVPVGPDESGWRTPHGRG, from the coding sequence GTGAACGACACGGCGACGTACGCGACCAAGGGCAAGCCCTTCGAGCGCGACATGTCCTACCTGCCCGACCGCGTGCTGGCGGGCGAGCGGTCGGCTGACCCCCTCGACGACCAGTTCCCGAGCGGGTCGAAGGACAGCCCGCGCGACGTGCCGGTCTGGAAGGCCGAGCCCGGCCGCTACCGGCTGATCGCCGCCCGTGCCTGCCCGTGGGCGCATCGCTCGATCATCGTCCGCTCCCTGCTCGGCCTCGAGGACGTCATCTCCTGGGGCGCACCCGGCCCGACCCACGACGCACGCAGCTGGACCTTCGACCTCGACGAGGGCGGTAGGGACCCGGTGCTCGGCATCGAGCGCCTGCAGGAGGCCTACTTCGCGCGCCAGTCCGACTACCCGCGCGGCATCACGGTGCCGGCGATCGTCGAGGTCGCGTCGGGCCAGGTCGTGACCAACGACTTCCCCCAGATCACCCACGACCTCGCCTTCGAGTGGCGCGAGCACCAGCGGCCCGACGCCCCCGACCTGTGGCCCGCCGACCTCCGCGAAGAGATGGTGTCGGTGATGAAGCGCGTCTTCACCGAGGTCAACAACGGCGTCTACCGCTGCGGCTTCGCCGGGTCGCAGGAGGCGTACGAGGACGCGTACGACCGCCTGTTCACGACGCTCGACTGGCTCGAGGACCGGCTCGCCGACCGGCGCTACCTGATGGGCGACGCGATCACCGAGGCCGACGTCCGGCTCTTCACCACGCTGGTGCGCTTCGACGCGGTCTACCACGGGCACTTCAAGTGCAACCGCAACAAGCTCACCGAGATGCCGAACCTCTGGGGCTACGCCCGCGACCTGTTCCAGACGCCGGGCTTCGCCGACGAGGTGGACTTCGACCAGATCAAGAGGCACTACTACGTCGTCCACACCGACATCAACCCGACGCAGATCGTCCCCGTCGGCCCCGACGAGTCGGGCTGGCGCACCCCGCACGGTCGCGGCTGA